The Montipora capricornis isolate CH-2021 chromosome 3, ASM3666992v2, whole genome shotgun sequence genome includes the window TTAGTACTAGCGATCTCTGTACGAGTGATACTGATGATCCCGATCAGCTGTGTGCTTTATTTGATAATATTCTACGCTCTCTACTTGGTCGTCATGCTGCTGTTAAGCGTCGAAGAATTACCGCAAGGTTCCTGTCCAGGTCCCATTCTATTTGGTTTAtaaacggagttgataatgtaaattgaccaccgtacagagattctaaaagctgacgtttcgagcgttagcccttcgtcagagcgaatcgagggattatgggttacgtgtagtttttatagtagagtaggagctacgctattggtggtaacatggcaacgtgaaaagtaggaatatattagttaaatgaaaagcgttcgttaataccgtgaggattaagggtgccgatttgaaagatgaatttttgttccagattcttgcggctttccgtcgtacctagatgtagggaaaggccgcagatagccatgtgttttggagtggttaggcagattaaaatggcgagcgactggcttagatgcatccttgtcattcttctcaacatcgcgaaggtgttcgcggaatcggtcacctagtcgtctacctgtctcaccaatgtataatttattgcataacgtacaggttatgcaataaatgacatttgcggaggtacatgtgaaacgatcggtgatcttaacagatcgcttaggtcccgatatcttgctagtgttaacaatgaaaagacaagttttgcatcgtgagcgcacgcatttgaaagtgccgggttgctcgttggttttgagcgcgcttctaactaaaaagttgcctacgtttttgtcgcgtttgaatgaaataagtggaggttgcgaaaagattctaccagtctcgggatcattttggagtaatttaaaattactaagaatgatgcttttgactgcgtgattatgaggatggaaagtgagggtgaatggaattctgtcattcttatctttctgtgacgtttgtagtgacgactgtcgatcaaattgttgggcgcgatgatggcccgctttgaccacagagacaggatagccacgtttttcgaagaactggcacatctcctctgatttgctggaaaaatcggagtcatcactacatagacgtcgaagtctaagaaattgagaataaggaatggagttcttgacatgtgatggatgtgacgatgaatacaacaaataactgtgtgaatcagtaggtttgtagtgcacactagtacatagcacgttgcctctaatagaaactttgatatctaggaaagccaatgaagtttccgaaatttcccaggtatatttaagagccggatgaaaagagttgacggaggttataaattgatcgagttcttctctgctagatgaaatagcgccgatgcagtcgtcgatgtagcggccgtagagttcaggtttggggccgttgtactgattaaaaaattggtgttcaacatatcctacaaaaagattggcatagctaggtcccattcttgtgcccatcgctacaccattaatttgtttgtaatagttgccggcgaatgaaaaacagttaagcgttaaaactagttcggcaaggcggaggagcgtttccgagctaggttctttgacagtgcgttgatcgaaaaagtgtttaagtgcttgaagaccttcgctgttaggaatgactgtgtatagagatgtaatgtccatggtgaaaataagtttgtcttggccggagaaattgaaatcgcggaaaatttgtagtgcgtgtgtactgtctttaatgtatgatggcaaagatttgacgataggcgtcataatcctgtctaagtagctagaaatgagttcggtggggcaactacaggcagaaacgataggtcgacctgggttgttgggtttgtgaattttaggcaagaagtaaatgcacgaagttctaggggtgttgatgatgagattagtggcagtgtccggtaattcttgattaactataagattttgaatggtgtctttgacaagtttttgattgttggaagtgagatctttagggattttggcataaaacgaggtatccgaaagttgccacaaagcttctttttggctatctgcggcctttccctacatctaggtacgacggaaagccgcaagaatctggaacaaaaattcatctttcaaatcggcacccttaatcctcacggtattaacgaacgcttttcatttccAACAAtcaagacaaattgaaacttcgctctttcaattcgcaacttcactctgcgcttagcgtagttggttaccatgaccgtggtcaagAGATAGGAAAAtgctgcccgctcccggaaccaatcagattgcaggattcttaGGATACCGCctgctcacgatcaaagaaataaataatttcatttattttagtttcAGAAATGGCTATAATGTCCGGAGCagattttaatgtttgtaaaatGTCATGTAATAAGGATTTATTTCCCCCAGACTTCAAGTATTACAGTGAAACACAGAAAGTCGGTTTTGCTTAGCTGCATCATAAAACAGTCCACCCGATTTTTTTGTTGTACAATTGGTAGATTCAATGTAGGCTTGCTGCAAACATTTCAGTGGATCGCCTCTTTCTGGGGATTCGATTATATCTTGATACAGATCTAATTTTTTCTGAAAGCCGATCAGCAGACTGATAAACCCAGGAGCCTGTAATTTGAGAAAATCATTTGTGTCCAAGTCTTGAAAGGGCAGAAATTAAAGCAAGCTACTTGAATTATCAGGCATTAAGACATGATAAAAGTGTGCAcacaaaataactttacaacTCGATTAAGAATCAGAGTAGTAAACATCGGGAGCCTACTTATGTTAGCTTCCCATTGTAATGACTTTTCAAACAAGACTGGGAAAATTATATCTGTGGAGAGTACTAGCAGTGAGTTCGCTGAAATTCTGCTTAGTCTTCGTGCGAGTCGAAAGATATAGGCTTGGATTTTTTCAGCTTCCTTCAAGAAAATTCGTCCGTTTTGCGTCCAAATATGTTTCCACTTCAGACGCTTCTTGACTGTATTCACCTCCCCAAGAGCTTTTTCTTGTAAGGCATCAAAGACTCAGAGATGTAGATAGTATTCTATTCTTCCAATTCGAGATCCCGTAGCTCGTGTGTCTTTATGTAAAGCAGCTTCCTACGGTTTACGTAGAATTCGCTACGTACATCACGCCGAGTAAATTTTACTACGATCTTCGGTGGTGCTTCTGGGTTAAAGTATGGCAGGGGGTGAGCCATGGAAATATCCTCTGGCTTGATTTCAACAGGAATCGCTTTCCCAACCGACATGACCACTTCGTTACTTGTTTGGACAGTCTGTTCGAAATCACATCTTGATACTTCTTGTCCAAAAACTCCACTGTAGATTTCAATTCCGTGACATTGCTTGCCAAATTCTCTAATTTATCTTCTAAAGGTTGCATTGCCTCTCTTAATAttaaatgaatctttgcacctgttcgaagcGCATTGcggtcattttttcctttttctaacaaatgcTGCCATTCTATacgcttcgaaagttgcgaaaatccaagcatcttctgttcacgaccgagtcagaaggggagtaggtctattcctgatttgacgtcacaaactgatttacattgcattaactctttgtaaaaatgcatgcaaaggaGATTGTGActtcaaatcaggaatagacccactccccttcttactcggtcgtgaacaaaagatgcttggattttcgcaactttcgaagcctataaaatggcaggattcgttagaaaaatgaaaaaatggccgcaatgcgtttcgaacaggtgcaaagattcattttagtgaaaaaaatattttggggttagcgTCACTTTTAACAAAATCTTGGTCCTTCAAATGCGAGTGCTGCCCTTAatttttaatgtattttaccGATTGAAGAGAACATGCCATCCCTTCATTTGTCAAAGCAAAAATTCTGCCTGTTACGTTCCCATGTTATGAAGCCGTAAGCTAATTTATATTTGACATGCACTGTCAGAGTGCCCCAATCAACATTGTGATACCTACAATATCCGATCATTCAAGGTGTAGCTCTTTAGTAAATGAAGTTAAAACATTATtaaaaaatcctttaaaaaacaaataaagtcgTTATTTTAGATCCTAGGTAATTAAGATTCTTATCTTCATATCCAAAATATTACCTCCAAACGCAGACTGTACAATTGAAACAAATTGATCCGTTACTTAAGTATCTTAAGTATCTTTTGCCTTCAGGGAGTCCGATTGTACACAACCACACGATTTCAAATATCTTTCAGTTTTCTGACGAACTAGTAGATCTGAAGTTGGATGAAAATGACATCTTGACTCCctgaaggcaaaacttttctagtgttctattgtcttaGCATAACTCCCACGAGAAAATGTACAATCGTACAAACGtttctagtgttctattgtcttaCCATGACTCCCACGAGGATTtgctaacattatttattcaaactgccaagtaacagttactttacaactcttgaaaatgacgcTTGAGAGCGTCGAAACTTCGAGTAAAAGTtttataatcatcatcaattttattgttaaatctatTAGAAACCAACATCTAATTCGTATTTTAAAAGATGATCATCAGCTACATCTGTTCAGAGAGCTAGAACAATGCAGCAAGAAGATAGTTAACTGCAAAGCAGCGATCGAATACTTAAAGATTTGCCAAACTCTCGGAATAACTCCAACTTTTGCTAGAGCGAACAGCACTaaggcaaagaaatggaaatcGTCATCTAAAGCCTATGAGGAAAGTATTGTCAACGAGAAAATTAAGTACAAAACATCTCGTCTCGCAGAGCTAAAGAGAGAATCTGACTCAAAGTGGCTTGAAGTACGGCAACAATGTACAACACTTCGTTATGCGCTTATAATCAACAGTATCAGCAACCTATGCCGAAAACAACtacaagtaagtaagtaagtaagtaaaaaagTAAGTAAGTTTATTAACGTGAGCAAACACTTAGCTAACCAGCTACTTTACAGGAATagtcacaaaataaaatagtaataatgataatgaaagcctggaaaaagtaatgaaaaatgataaataaaaattctgaaaaagataaaaagatacTATTTACAAGATACTATTACAAGATACTATTTACATCTTTCTAGGATTATTAAATGTTATAGTGTAAAATTTATAAAacgaaatgttttaaaatatatcagCATGTGATTACGACATGTAGCGGTCAGCCAAATCCGTATCTAATATCTGTTTCTTGAACAGTGTATAAGAGTCCGCTTTTCTGTATTCATTCGGTAATTTAATCCACAGGTTGGCTCCTTCGTATCTGAGTGATTTAAGTCCGCACTTAGTAGTATTTACTTTTGGTAATGTTAAGATTTTGTCTCCTCGAAgattataattactttttcttAGTTCCGCTAGGTCGCGTAGTGATTCTGACACACACTGCCTGTTAACTACTTTGTATACAGTAGTCAGTATCTTTGCCAATCTCTGATTTAACAACGTTTGGTAGCCAGTAACAACAACAGATGAATACTCACACCAGGAAGATCTCTAGAATGCTCTCCAAAACGGAGGATATTGATGAACATATTACGAACATGTCTTCATATAATCTATCTTTCTTTGAGAAACTAATACTATCTAGAGGCCTTAACTTTGCACTTCCACAGAAGGTCGAAGCACGAGAAGTTAAagcatcgtttgaacaactctACTGGAGAATCGAACCCAAGTTGGCTAATTCCGACACGAAGGATCTAACTTCTACCACGCTGAAGTCTATAGCTCTTAATTACATCAAACACAAGAATGCCACTCCACCAAAGGCTCTACTTAGAGCAGTCAACCGACTAAAGAAAAGAGAGGATATTGTTGTCACAAGACCGGACAAGGGTTCGGGTGTAGTAATACTCAACAAAGACATGTATGTCGCACTGCTAAAGAAGGCATCCATAGATGATAACACAAAGTTTGTCCCAGTCAGCCTCGAACAACCCAAGAGAAGAGGAAGACCAACTAAGCATTACCATCCACTTCTGGAGAAAGAGAAACAGCTTAACAAACTAGTCAAGGACACCCTGCCACCTGAAGTTGCTAAATCAGTCATAGCCAAAGGGTCGAGCTTGACTCACCTATACTGCCTACCGAAGACACATAAACCACAGCTACTGAACTGGTACTCCTAAGATGTTGAAGGAGAGCAGTTGACACGAGGGTAGATCCCCAGCGATCAGCCTTTTTTGATGTCAGGGTTTGTCACCCGAATGCTGAATCCTATAGGGACCTCAAGCCGCAGCAAATATATCGTCTACACGAGAATGAGAAAAAGCGTCAATACTCAagtagagtgctcgatatcgaACATGGAACATTCACCCCTCTGATTTTTACTGGCAACAACTGGTGGAATGGGAAAGGAGTGCTTGAACTACCACAGCAGACTAGCAGAGTTGATTGCTATCAAGAAAGGAGAGGACTACGCCAAAATAATCTCATGGATACGAGCAAGAACCTCCTTTGCACTTCTGAGATCCGCATTAATCTGTCTCAGAGGAACTAGATCCACTGTAAGGAAATCACAGGACTTTCGCAATACTGATATAGAAATTGAGAACACTGAAGGAGCTATTTATTGACGTTTTTTTAAAGGGACATTTAGGGCTCCATAcgttttaaattgttttgtctgtttacattttcctttctttttttttagatttgttTTAATAAGCATTCTTAAttaattgtaaataggtttCTTTTAGTATTATCTGATATATGTATTTGGAAGATATTGTGATTTTTATATATGAccttttgtaaatagttttgatttattaatggtatttttgaaattattattattattatttttattttttttttaattattttttattttttttgttattattattattgcggTCGACAAAGGAGAACGCAGTTCATTATTATAGGTGTCCTGTGGTTTCAAGGGTCCCCTTTTTT containing:
- the LOC138040706 gene encoding uncharacterized protein; its protein translation is MSSYNLSFFEKLILSRGLNFALPQKVEAREVKASFEQLYWRIEPKLANSDTKDLTSTTLKSIALNYIKHKNATPPKALLRAVNRLKKREDIVVTRPDKGSGVVILNKDMYVALLKKASIDDNTKFVPVSLEQPKRRGRPTKHYHPLLEKEKQLNKLVKDTLPPEVAKSVIAKGSSLTHLYCLPKTHKPQLLNWYS